The window AAATATAATTTTTATTACCGCAGCAATGGGAATAGCAAAGAACATGGCTACAAATCCAAATATTTTGTTCGCTAGTATGATAACAATAATAATTGTTAGAGGGTGAAGACCGACTTTTGAACCAATAACTCGTGGGGATATGATAAAACTGTCTACTTGCTGAAGAAGGACTAAAAAAATTATAACCATTATAGCCTTTATGTAGGAGTCAGAAAGAGCAATTATTACTGCTGGAATACTGCTAAATATTGGTCCAAAATAGGGAATCAAATTGCCGATACCAGTTATTACACCCAAAAGAGCTGCGTATCTTACAGAAAGTAGTGAAAATCCCAAAAAGCTCAACAGCCCAACTATAACAGCATCAAGAAGCTGACCTCGAATATACTGATGAAGAACCCTATTTATATCCGCAAATATATAAAGTCCTTCTTTTCTATATTTCTCGGGTAATAACCATTTTATCCACATGACTAACCTTTTCCAATCCCTCAGGATATAAAAAGATATAATAGGAATAAGAAGATAATACAAAATGTTAGAGGAAATACTCTTTACAATGTTTAAAAATATTGATAATGTTTGTTTGGAAATTCCTTCGATATTGATAGAATTTGCATTTAGTATTTCCTTAATGTCAATATTTAGTTTATCCAGAAGCTTTGAATCAATCTCAAAAAACCACTTTTGAATAAGTGCTATATATTCAGGAACGTTTTGAATAAGCTGCTTAGTTTCGCTAACAAATAAAGGAATAAAATATACAAAGACCATAATGGTGATACCAAAGATTATTACAAACGAAATAAGGATTGAAATATCTCTTGACCAAATCTTTGTTTCTAAAAAATCTACGCAAGGTTTTAATAGATAAGACAAAAATAGTGCAATCAAAAATGGAATCATAATCGGCCAAAATGCCTTCATATTCGCAAAAAAATAAATAACAATTGCAATTAGAGCTATGAACAATATATCTGTAAAATATCTTTTTACCAATTTTATTATGTGCACTTTTTAACACCTCAAATAGAATTATTCTTATCCCTTAAAATATTAAAAAAGTAGGGAAGAAAACCTTCCCTATCGCAAAAGCTTATTTACCATAGTCATCAGCTTTTTAGCAATCATTCTTTTTAAAAGTTTATTTTTCATGCTCCTTGGAGATGCCTGGGACAGCATGGCAGATATAATCCCGCCTACTATGCTTCCTATCAATACATGTTTTGCAGAAATTCTTTTCAAGATTTCACACCTCAGCTTAATATTTTATTTTCTCTTAATATTATTTCCTCAGGGCTCAATATTATTTTTTTATTTTTTATATAACTCCAAATACTCTCTGCAACCTGATATTCTAAAATTTTAAAGTTCTCTGGATCAAATATAATGTCAATTACAATCCCTATCAAAAACCCATTTTCGTCTATTACTTCTTTCAAAAAAATTTCTTGTGCTCTTAAAAATGGAAAGCTGTCAATGGAAGTATGGATGCTGCGGACAATCAAAAGTTGATTGTTTATAGACTCAATGTCCTCTGTCGGAACATATGCGCACGATGGTATTTTAAATGAGTTTTTGACTCGTACCTTAAACCCAATCACCTTATCATCTCTGAGTAACATATCTTCTACTTTTCCAGTTATCTTATTATCTAAATTAAGGACGGGTTTGTTTTTCAAGATAGAAAATGAAATCTTCATAGGCTCTTAAAACATTAAATTTATTGTTCTAACTTTATATTCTTCACAAAATCAGCAAGTGTTATTACAAAGTCTTCGCTATGTTCAGTATCAATGTTTTCTTCTTCGTGCAAATCTTTTAAAGACAACGCAACTCTTCGCTTTTCTTCATCAATCTCTATAACCTTTGCTTTCAAGCTATCTCCAACTTTATATACGTTATGTGGTCTTTGGTTGTATCCAAGTGGAATATTTGAAATGTGAGTAAAACCATCCACATCATGTTCTGTGATCCACACAACAAGTCCAAAAGGTAACACCTTTGTCACTTCACAATCAACAAGCATTCCTAAATATAAGTTCTTAATCCTTTTTGTCCACTCATCGTCTTGAGTCTTTTTTATGCTAAGATAAATCTGTCTTTTATTCTTATCTATATCAAGAATCTTCACTTTGACTTTTTCGCCAATTTCAAATAATTTTTTAAGGTCTGCACCTTTTTTCAAATATCCAACTTCACTTGCAGGTACAAAACCCCGTAGATTCTCAAAATTTACTACAACGCCTTTTTGTTTTACCTCAAGAACAAAGCCCTCATACTCTTTGGAAAAATCTAAAGACTCAATCTGTTTAATAAATCTCTCTTCTTCTTTTTGTTTTAACAAAGATTTCCGACTACCAAAGGCTATCTTTTTTTCCTTGTTGACATCTGTAATTTCTATTTCAAATATCTTTCCTATATCAGAAGTTTGAATATCTTCACCCCACTGAGAAATTGGCACATACACATTTGTTCCTCTAAAGTCACAAACAATGCTTTTTTCTTTGATTGACTTTACAACCACTCTTAAAGGTTCTTTATTTTCATACCTCGAAAGCAGCTCTTCAAACCCGTGAAGTACATCTGCTCGATACTTTGATAAAACCACATTTCCTTCTACATCTGACTCTTTTATCACAACCGCTTCAATTGTTTCACCTATCTTAAATAGGTCCTTCAAATTTACATTCCCATTTTTAATTACCTCGTCTTTGTAAATTATACCCTCTGCCTTGTAACCAATATCAACAAGTAGATAATCTTCCTCAATTTTTATTATCCTGCCTTTTACAACTTCATCTTTTTGCACTGTTAAAAAACTTCTATCAATAAGTCTCTCGAAATCTTTCAAATTCATCTCATTAAATATTTCTTCCAGATGTTTTACCACCTTTTCAATCTGCTCTGGCGAAGTGGAAGCTCCTGCTGTTACCCCAATACTCTTTGCACTACTATCTAATTTAATTGAATCTAAATCTTTAACTTTTTCAATAAAAAATGTGGGTTTTATCTCCTTCAGAAGCTGATACAATTTGTTGGTATTGGAACTTTTCTTATCACCGACCACCAACATTATGTCTACATGCTGTGCAAGTTCAGCTGCTTCCTTTTGCCTGTTTATTGTTGCTTTGCATATGGTATCAAATACTTTATAATTGGTATGAGACTCTAAAAATTCTTTTATACTGGTCCACTTCTTGCTATCAAACGTAGTCTGACAGACAACTGCAGTTTTGCCTTCAATTTGATTAATCGCTTCTTTTACTTTTTCAATACCATCTACAACAAAACATTTTCTATTATTGCTAACATGGCCAACAATTCCCTTTACTTCAGGATGGTTCATATCTCCAACAACAATTATATCATACCCGTTCTCTGAATGTTCCCTTACAATCTCATGAATCTTTTTAACATATGGGCATGTAAAATCATAAACCTTATCTGTCCTTTTTTTAATCTCGTTATACTCCTTCATTGAAACACCATGAGTACGTATAAAAATTATATCTTCCTTCCCAATTTGTTCAATATCCTCTATAACATCTACACCTAACTCTCTTAATTTATCTATAACATAACTATTATGTATTAACATTCCATACACCTTTATAGATTTTCCCTTATTTGCTTTTGCCCATGCCAAAACGCCTTCTACTGCCCTTTGAACACCAAAACAAAATCCAGCGCTTTGCGCAACCTTAATAATCATTATTTTCATTCCACCTCTTAACTTTATTTTAGAATTAGTTCTTTAATTTCATTCATAATTTTATCAACAATCTCTTGGTTATCAATTGTGTTATTTCTAAATTCTATAGGTTTCCCAATTCTTACTCTTATCTTACCAAAGGGGATAATTCTACCAGAAATACCAACTGGCAAAACTTTTGCACCTGTTGCCTTAACTATAGTTGCAACGCCTTTTTCACCTTTTAAGATAACTTCTTTTGTCCTGTTTCTTTTTCCTTCTGGAAAAATACCCAAAATATTGCCCGATTTTATAACATCTATAGCTCTTTTTATTGCTCCAATATCGCTTTTGCCACGTTTAACAGGGAAAGCCCCAAAAGCTTTAATGATTGGAGCAAGCCACCATATTCTAAAAAGTTCGCTTTTAGCCATGAAATATACTTTTCTATCAAATATAAGTATAATCAAGACTGGATCAAGATAACTTCTATGGTTTGCACAGATAATAAAAGGGTCTTCTGGTATATTTTCTTTACCTTCAACTCTTATAAAAAAAATACACTTCAAGAGGATGAAAGCAACTTTCCTAATAAAATTAAGAAAAAAATTATACTTCATCTTTGACCACCTTATGAAAAAGCTCTAAAACCTTTTGTAAAACCTCTTCAATTGAAAGAGAAGTAGAATCTATAACAATGGCATCATCAGCTACTCTCAAAGGCGCAAACTCTCTTGTCATATCATTTTGATCCCTTTTTTTTATCTCATCTAAAAGTTGATAATAGTCTACTTCATATCCTTTTTGCTTAAGTTCTAAAAATCTTCTTTTTGCTCTTTCCTCTGCCGTGGCTGTCAAAAAGATTTTTAGTTCAGCATTAGGCAAAACATGCGTTCCTATATCTCTTCCGTCCATTATAACCCCTTTTTGTTTTGCTAACTCTTGCTGCATCTTTACAAGTCTTTCTCGTACTTCCCTGATCTTTGAGACGTCAGATGCATACATCGAAACCTCAGGCTGACGAATTTTTTCTGTGACATCTTCACCATCTAAAAAGACAAGTTGCCTGCCATCTACAAGTTTTATTAATATATCAGTTGAGTTTAATATCTCCACAATCTTTCTACTATCATGTGGAGAAACATTGTTTTTAAGTGCTTTTAGTCCGACAGCTCTGTACATTGCACCTGTGTCAATGTGAATATATCCAAGTTGGCTTGCTAAAAGTTTTGAAATTGTACTTTTTCCAGCACCTGCAGGACCATCTATTGCAATGTTAATCTTTTTCATAAATCTTCACCTTTCCCAAAAGCTAAATCTTCTCTAAGTTTTGCTGCCTCTTTCAAATAAACGTGTTTAGGAGTAAAGCCATTATCTCTTTGTATAAGCATAAGAAGCCTAATACACCTATTTAACGCTCCTTCAATATCGAGCTCTTGAGCACAAATAAGAGGAATGTCCACAAATCCCATGAGTCTTGCTGCATATGCTGGAAAAGCTGATTTTAGGTCTTTGGTCATTGTAAACAAAATAAAAACAATCTCCTCTTTTTTAAGATTGTTTCTAAAAATTATCTCATTCAAAAGCTCCTGAGTACAACTGATAATTTCGTCTTTGGAATCTCTCTCAACAGTAGTAGCACCTCTTATTGCAAAAACCAAAGTTATTCCCCCTAAAGTAATCTTTTATCTTTTGAATAAAGACTCTTATATAACCCTGTGACCAAGTCCTATTGCCACCTCATTTAAATGTAAAAGACCTATCCCAAAAAATATGGCAACTGCAACATGCTCTTCATACCTTGCAATGCCAATCTTCCCACCTACATTAAGTCCAATTGCTTTTTGCATGATTTGAGATATTGCTTCTCTTGTGGCTCCTGCAACAGCGCCTTCCTCTTGATGTACCTCATTTATAACACCTTCTCTTTTTGCAGCAACAACTGATCTTTCAACAATTTTCATAACGGAGGTTATAAACTCTCCACCAAAATCTACTGCTGCACATCTAATACCTATTTTTGAAAAGTCCTCTTGAATCTTCTTTTCTTCTTGTCTATTCTGACTTAAAGCCATTAAAATAGCTACTCTTGAAACATCCTTGCTACCAAATTCTCTTCTTTCCACCACTTTATATACCCCACTTTTTATTTTAAATTATTGGACGAACTTGTTCTGATGTTAAATGAGACATATCATTAAGAAGACTTAGCATCCTCCTTTCCCCTTTTATATCAACAATGCTCAAACTAGCATTACCAATCCAACATTTTTTATAAAAATCAAGAGGGAGGGTTAAAAGATATATGATTGAAAGTTTTACTATCCCACCGTGAGTAACAATTGCAATGTTATTATAATCTTTCTGCAAAAGCTCATCATAGAAACTTTTAACTCTTTTCATAACGACATTGAGGTTGCCTTCACCAGGAAAAATGGCTTTATCGGGATTGTCTTTCCACATCAAGTATGTGTGATAGTATTTTTTTTCGAGTTCATTAAAGCTCAATCCCTCCCATTCGCCAAAATTTATTTCATTGAGTTTTTCAGAGGTTTCAAACATAGCATAAGGATGATAAGATTTTATATAACTTGCTGTAGTATAGGCTCTTTTTAATGTACTTGAAAATATTATATCAATCTTCTCATTTTTAAGCCTCTCAGCAATCTTTTTTGCCTGTTCAATTCCAATTGAATTGAGATCTGTGTCAATTGAACCTTGAACAAGGTTAAACCTATTCCAGTCTGTCTCGCCATGTCTTACTAAATAAATTCTTCTCAAGCTGCATCACCTGTTTTCCTTTTCATAAACCTGAAACTCATCCCATATTTCTTCAAGTTTTTCAAGTGTTTTTGCAACCTCTTCTTTTTTCCTAAGACCTGTTGCAACAATTAATGCATTGATTACACTCAAAGGGGCCACCAACGAATCAGCAAATGATACCATATCACTTCTGCAAATAAGTACATAGTCACTGTACTTGCACAGAGGTGATATTTTGCTATCTGTAAGCGAAACAATCTTAGCACCCTGTTTTTTTGCATACTGCAAAACCTTTAAAGTACGTTTTGAATACCTCGGAAAACTAATACCAACTATTAAATCATCACTTGTAATTCTAAATACCTGTTCGAAAATATCACTGATGCCACTTGTTGTAATAACCTTAACGTTATCCAAAATCATGTTCAAATAAAAACCCAAAAAATCAGCAAGTGCTGCTGAACTTCTAATTCCAATGATGTATATCCTTTTTGCATTTACTATCTCATCCACAACCTGGTTGAAAATGTTTTCGTCTATCTGCTCTAAGGTCTGTTTTATCTTGTCCATGTCTGAGAGGAGAACACTTTTTAAAACCTCTTTTTCGTTTATTCTACTTGCAGAAAGTTCTACCCTTTGCACCGACGTAAGCTTGCTTTTCATAAGCTCTTGCAAAGCCCGTTGGAATTCAGGGTAACCTTCAAAACCAAGCCTTTCAGCAAATCTTACAACTGTTGACTCACTCACGCCCACGAATTGCCAAGTGCAAGTGCTGTCATATATGCTGCTTTTTCCCCATGTTCTAAAATGAACTGGGCAATTTTCTTCTGCCCTTTACTAAATTCTGGCATAAGTTCAATTATCCTGGCTTCTAAATCGTGGGTCATCTTGCATTTCTCCTTATGTTTGGTATATGCTTATAACAATCTTATTGTGACTTCTTGAAAGCCCCACAATAATATTTTTGTCTTTTAAGCTTTTGTTAAGAAAGTCTATTATCTTATAGATTGGAACATTCTCTTCAAATTCCATTGAAGAGATAAGTTCAAGTCTTTCATTTTCCATTTTTAAATCCCACATCCTATTCTTTTTTTGTTATTCTTCTTATTAATTATATCACAATGCTTATGCTCTTATAAGAGCATTTTATAAAGAAAAAAGGAAGAACACTATTTTTGTTCTTCCTTTTACACAGGATAGACCTTGTTACCTTGAACAAGATCAACGTCAATCTTGTACTTTTTTGCATACCTGAACTTGAAGAAATTCTCTGCAAGTTGAGGGAATAAACAGTAAGTTATCACATCAGTATCATTTTCAATATATTCCTTAATCTTTTCTTTTGCATTTTCAAGCTCTGGAGGAATTAAATCTGCTGGTCGACATGTTATCTCGTTTTCATCTTTCAATATTTTTCGTTTTACATCCTCATTCACAGGAGCTGGAGGTTTTCCGTACTCACCTTTAAAATATGCTTTTGTTTCTTTTGTGACAAGCTTGTATCTCTCACCTGCTAAAACGTTCAAAACAGCTTGTGTTCCAACAATTTGACTTGTGGGTGTTACAAGTGGCGGATATCCAAAATCTTTTCGAACCTCGGGTACTTCTTTTAAAACTTCATCTAATTTATCTTCCTGTCCTTGTTCCTTTAATTGAGAAATAAGATTTGATAGCATACCACCAGGTATTTGATAATGAAGAGCATTTATATCAACACTTAATACTTTCGGGTCAAGCAGTCCTTTTTTGATATACTCTTCTCTGAGTACTTTAAAATATTCACTTGCCCTGTTTATCATTTCTAAATCGAGTTTCGGAGCGTATTCTGTGTTTTCAAGTGCATACACAATTGTTTCAGTTGGCGGCTGGGAAGTGCCCAGTGCAAGCGGAGATAGAGCCGTGTCAATACCATCCACACCTGCTTCGATAGCTTTCAAATATGTCATTGACCCAAATCCTGTGGTGTAGTGTGTGTGAAGATGAATAGGAAGTTTTACCTGCTCTTTTAACGCTTTTACAAGTTTATAAGCATCAAATGGAGAGAGAAGCCCAGCCATGTCTTTTATACAAATTGAGTCTGCCCCAAGTTCTTCTATTTGTTTTGCTAAATTCACATAGTTTTCAATAGTATGATAAGGAGAGATAGTGTATGATATGGCAACCTGGGCATGTCCTTTTTCTTTTTTTGTTGCTTTTAGAGCTATTTCAATATTCCGAATGTCGTTGAGCGCATCAAATATTCTTATAACATCAATGCCATAGTATATAGCCTTTTTTACAAACTCTTCAACAACATCATCAGCGTAGTGCCTGTAACCAACAAGATTTTGTCCTCTAAGAAGCATCTGGAGCTTAGTTTTTTTAAAAGCGGCTTTCAGCTTTTTTAATCTTTCCCATGGGTCTTCATTGAAAAACCTCAAACACGCATCAAATGTAGCCCCGCCCCAGCACTCAACCGAATAGTAGCCAACTTGGTCAAGCACAGGAGCAATCTCAATCATCTGTTCAGTTGTCATGCGGGTTGCAATAAGTGACTGATGAGCATCTCTGAGTATTGTTTCTGTTATTTTTACCCCCATTATTTTTAAAACCTCCAGAAAATTTTTCTTACTCTATTTCAAACAACAAATCTCCTTTTGCTACCTTCTGTCCTTCCTTTACATGTATTTTTTTTATTTTTCCATTTACCGGTGCAGTTATTTCATTTTCCATTTTCATGGCTTCAAGAATCAAAACAGGTTCACTTGCATCCACAACATCGCCTTCACTTTTCAGCAGCCTTACAATAGTACCCGGAAGCTGGGCAACAACCGAATTTTTATCAGAAGAAGGTACAGAACTTTGTTTTACTTTATCCTCATATCTTTCCTGTTTTGGTTCAAAATGGCTAATCTTAGGCCTTGGTACAACAGGAGTAGCATTTTCAACTCTTATCTCTTCCACTTCTACAACAAATTCTTGGCTATTTATCTTTACCTTGAACTTTCTCATCACAAGCTTTACCTCCATCTATAAAACATCTGTGACTGATTGAGTATCATTTCTCTTGCACCTTTGACCCACTTGTTTTGCTGTTTAGTTATGTTGGTAATTTTATATTGACCTTCACCTATTACAATGTGCAGACATGCACAAATACAAGCAAGCTCTTCTTTGGTAATAGTTGAAATAGTGCTGACCTGAGCATACATTTTAAAACACTCTCCTTTATTTCAATAAAAATACATTTTACAATGGAATATTACCATGCTTTTTTGGTGGTCTTTGTTCTCTTTTTGTAATAGAAATTTTGAGCGCTTCAATAATTTTATTACGAGTAAACTGAGGTTCAATCACATCGTCAACATACCCTCGAGAAGCTGCAATGTATGGATTTGCAAACTTTTGAGTATACTCTTCTATCCTTCTTTTTCTTTCTTCTTCGGGATTTTTAGCGCTTTGTATCTCTTTTCTAAATATAATATTTGCAGCGCCATCTGGTCCCATAACAGCTATCTCGGCAGTTGGCCATGCAAACACAAAGTCTGCACCAATGTGTTTGCTGCTCATTGCAATGTAAGCCCCACCATATGCTTTTCTCAAAATTACATTTATCTTTGGAACTGTTGCCTCTGAGTATGCATACAAAACCTTAGCTCCATGACGAATTATTCCATTGTGCTCTTGGTTAACACCTGGCAAAAATCCAGGCACGTCTGTAAATGTTATTATGGGAATATTAAAAGCATCACAAAATCTTACAAATCGTGCTATCTTGTCAGACGAATCATAATCAAGTACTCCAGCGTTCACTTTAGGTTGATTTGCAACTATTCCTACACTATAGCCCCCTATTCTGCCAAATCCTACTACAGCATTTTGAGCAAAATAAGGTTGTACTTCTAAAAATTCTTGGTTGTCTACTACTTTGTAAATTATTTCTTTTACATCATAAGCTTTGTTTGGCTCTTGCGGGATTATACCTTCGAGTTCAGGGACAAGTCTCTTTTCTGAATCAGATGATATTATAAAAGGTGGGTCTTCCATATTATTTGAGGGTATAAATGACAATAAATACTTTATCATGTCAAGTAGGTGATACTCATCCTCTGCAATAAAATGAGCAACTCCACTTTTTGAACTGTGAGTGTAAGCACCACCAAGCTCTTCAAATGATATCTCTTCTCCAGTTACCGCTTTTATAACCTGAGGTCCTGTAACAAACATTTGGCTGGTTTTGTCCACCATAAAAATAAAATCCATAATAGCAGGAGAGTATACAGCTCCACCTGCACAAGGTCCCATGATAGCTGCAATTTGTGGAATTACACCTGATGCCATGGTATTTCTATAGAAGATTTCACCATACCCAGCTAATGCATCAACACCTTCTTGAATTCTTGCACCACCAGAATCATTTATACCTATCACCGGGCAACCATATTTTAATGCTAAGTCCATGACTTTACAAATCTTCTTTGCATGCATCTCCCCAAGTGAACCGCCTATTGAAGTAAAATCTTGAGCATAAACAAAAACTTTTCTGCCATTGATTGTTCCATAACCTGTTACAACACCATCACAGGGGACAAATGTATCATTCATATCAAATTCTTGACATCTGTGTTCAACAAACATATCTATTTCATTGAAACTACCAGGATCAAGTAAATATTCTATCCTCTCTCTGCAGGTAAGTTTTTTGCTATCATGCTGTTTCTTTATTTTATCTTCTCCACCAAGCTTTAGTATCCTTTCTCTTTTTTGTTTTAGCTCTTTGAGCTTGTCTGTCATTAAAAATCCTCCTCAAAGGTGATTTATCATGTAGTATTAATATCTGGTATTAATATATTATACTAGTTTCTATTTTATAACATCTAAGCATTTTTAGCAAGAAAAATTTGAAAAATAAAATAAGGGTGTGGACTTTAAGAAGCTACTATTTTAAGAGGCCCACACCCTTTTATTATTTAAAACGCATATATCTTTAAACTTTTTATCCATCAATCATTAATATAAGCTCTCTAACTATCTTTGCAGCAAGTAGTGCTGTTCTATCAGAGATATCATAATATGGAGAAACTTCAACTATATCTACCCCTATTATGTTAAGATCTTTTAATTTAAATAAAGTATCAAAAAGGTCTGAAGGTAAAATTCCACCTGGTTCAGGTGTTCCTGTACCAGGAGCAAAAGCTGGGTCAAAAACATCTATATCTATTGATAAGTATACCTTTTTGCCTTTTAAATTTTTCATTACTTCATCAATCTTATCCCATTTGTCAACAAAATAGAGATTGCTATTCTTTTTCGCAAATTCAATTTCTTCTTTAGACCCAGACCTTATACCGAATTGGTATACATTCTTAAAACCTATTACCTCACCCACTCTTCTCATGACAGTGGCATGTGAAAACTTTTCACCAAGATACTCCTCTCTCATATCAGCATGAGCATCAAAGTGAAGCACATAAAATTCCTCTTTATTTGAGTTTGCTGCCGCCTTTACGATAGGAAAGGTAATTAAATGTTCACCGCCTAGAAAAATAGGTACTTTTTTCTCTTCAAACAGCTTATAAGCAAACTGATATATAGTTTCAATACTTCTTTCAATATTTCCGAAAGGAAGTTCCAAATCACCCATATCACAAAAAGTCTTGTCATACAGGCTTTTATCTTGATAAACAGAATACTCTTCAAGTTCTAATGAGACTTCCCTTATCTTTATAGGAGCAAAACGTGAACCTGGTTTAAAGCTTACTGTAAAATCCATAGGAATTCCTGCTAAAACTATGAGGCTATCTTCGTACTTCTCTGAAGCACATAGGAAAAAGGGTTTGTAGAGATTAAAGCCCATTCATTTTAACTCCTTTTTTACTTTATAATTTCCTGTACAAAAGTTGGGAGTGCAAATAGAGCTTTGTGTAATTCTGGATTATAATACTTTGTATCAATCCTTTTTATCTTTGAAATATCAACCTCAAGCGGATCATACTTCTTTGAACCAAGAGTAAAACTCCAAAGTCCACTCGGATATGTTGGAATAAACCCAAGATAAAGTCTTGTTATAGGGAAAATGGACTTCACTGCGTGAAATACATTCTTTATCAGGTCCTGATCATAAAAAGGTGACTCAGTCTGCGCAACAAAAAGTCCATCTTCTTTTAAGCATTCAAACACTGCCTTATAAAAACTATCTTGGAAAAGTCCTACTGCAGGACCAACAGGGTCTGTTGAATCTACAATTATAACATCAAACATATTTTTGTTCTCTGACACAAATTTTATTCCGTCAGTTATAACAACCTCTGCCCTTTCATCATCAAGTGCACAACTTATCTCAGGAAGGTATTTTTTGCTTGCTTCTATAACTTCTCTATCAATCTCGATTAAATATGCCTTTTCAACCTCGTCATGTTTGAGAATTTCTCTGATAACGCCTCCGTCTCCGCCACCTATAACAGCAACTTTTTTGGGATTTGGATGGGTGAATAAAGGAACATGAGAAATTAACTCATGGTAACAAAACTCATCTGCAATTGTTGTCTGAACAGCACCGTCTAATACAAGCATTCTTCCAAACTGTTTTGTTTCAAGTATTGCTAAGTCTTGGTATTGAGTCTTTGCAGTATAAATAGTTTTTGTTATTTTGCATGTAAATCCCAAGTCAGGAGTCTGCTGCTCAGTAAACCAAAGTTCCATCTCAGCCAATTTCTATTTACCTCCTTGCCGAAAACTTTAAACAACAGTGAATATATTACAATATCCAATAAACAAATTCAAGTTTTTAATTTTTTCGCCCTAACATATCTATAAAATTTAAAAACGTATTTTTTTCAATAATCCTTGAAAATGAAATGTGTTCAGATAAAATATTGAGTCCAAAGACAGCTATAAATACCATCCATATCAAAACTGAATTGTATGTCTCTGAATAACTATTTGTCAAAAACAAAAAGAACAAATACCCTATTACGTTAGAACCTGCATCTCCAAGCATGTATAATTCCCTCAAATCACCTATAAAAAACGGAATGGTCAAAGTTAAAAACAAAATTGCTGTACTATCTAAATGAATAAAAAAGCTTAGTAAAACAACAAATATCCATAACACTTTTATGCATCTGCCAGGTCGAATGTCAAATAAGTTAAAGAGATTAACACAAAGAGAACCAAAAATAGCATCAAAAACTGCCTGTGCTACTTCTTTGTGTAAAATCATACTTGAGATAAAAATCAC is drawn from Caldicellulosiruptor diazotrophicus and contains these coding sequences:
- the cmk gene encoding (d)CMP kinase, with translation MKKINIAIDGPAGAGKSTISKLLASQLGYIHIDTGAMYRAVGLKALKNNVSPHDSRKIVEILNSTDILIKLVDGRQLVFLDGEDVTEKIRQPEVSMYASDVSKIREVRERLVKMQQELAKQKGVIMDGRDIGTHVLPNAELKIFLTATAEERAKRRFLELKQKGYEVDYYQLLDEIKKRDQNDMTREFAPLRVADDAIVIDSTSLSIEEVLQKVLELFHKVVKDEV
- the ispH gene encoding 4-hydroxy-3-methylbut-2-enyl diphosphate reductase; this encodes MIIKVAQSAGFCFGVQRAVEGVLAWAKANKGKSIKVYGMLIHNSYVIDKLRELGVDVIEDIEQIGKEDIIFIRTHGVSMKEYNEIKKRTDKVYDFTCPYVKKIHEIVREHSENGYDIIVVGDMNHPEVKGIVGHVSNNRKCFVVDGIEKVKEAINQIEGKTAVVCQTTFDSKKWTSIKEFLESHTNYKVFDTICKATINRQKEAAELAQHVDIMLVVGDKKSSNTNKLYQLLKEIKPTFFIEKVKDLDSIKLDSSAKSIGVTAGASTSPEQIEKVVKHLEEIFNEMNLKDFERLIDRSFLTVQKDEVVKGRIIKIEEDYLLVDIGYKAEGIIYKDEVIKNGNVNLKDLFKIGETIEAVVIKESDVEGNVVLSKYRADVLHGFEELLSRYENKEPLRVVVKSIKEKSIVCDFRGTNVYVPISQWGEDIQTSDIGKIFEIEITDVNKEKKIAFGSRKSLLKQKEEERFIKQIESLDFSKEYEGFVLEVKQKGVVVNFENLRGFVPASEVGYLKKGADLKKLFEIGEKVKVKILDIDKNKRQIYLSIKKTQDDEWTKRIKNLYLGMLVDCEVTKVLPFGLVVWITEHDVDGFTHISNIPLGYNQRPHNVYKVGDSLKAKVIEIDEEKRRVALSLKDLHEEENIDTEHSEDFVITLADFVKNIKLEQ
- the aroH gene encoding chorismate mutase, with product MVFAIRGATTVERDSKDEIISCTQELLNEIIFRNNLKKEEIVFILFTMTKDLKSAFPAYAARLMGFVDIPLICAQELDIEGALNRCIRLLMLIQRDNGFTPKHVYLKEAAKLREDLAFGKGEDL
- a CDS encoding PRC-barrel domain-containing protein produces the protein MKISFSILKNKPVLNLDNKITGKVEDMLLRDDKVIGFKVRVKNSFKIPSCAYVPTEDIESINNQLLIVRSIHTSIDSFPFLRAQEIFLKEVIDENGFLIGIVIDIIFDPENFKILEYQVAESIWSYIKNKKIILSPEEIILRENKILS
- a CDS encoding AI-2E family transporter, producing the protein MHIIKLVKRYFTDILFIALIAIVIYFFANMKAFWPIMIPFLIALFLSYLLKPCVDFLETKIWSRDISILISFVIIFGITIMVFVYFIPLFVSETKQLIQNVPEYIALIQKWFFEIDSKLLDKLNIDIKEILNANSINIEGISKQTLSIFLNIVKSISSNILYYLLIPIISFYILRDWKRLVMWIKWLLPEKYRKEGLYIFADINRVLHQYIRGQLLDAVIVGLLSFLGFSLLSVRYAALLGVITGIGNLIPYFGPIFSSIPAVIIALSDSYIKAIMVIIFLVLLQQVDSFIISPRVIGSKVGLHPLTIIIVIILANKIFGFVAMFFAIPIAAVIKIIFINIMKRIKSEKIE
- a CDS encoding lysophospholipid acyltransferase family protein; the encoded protein is MKYNFFLNFIRKVAFILLKCIFFIRVEGKENIPEDPFIICANHRSYLDPVLIILIFDRKVYFMAKSELFRIWWLAPIIKAFGAFPVKRGKSDIGAIKRAIDVIKSGNILGIFPEGKRNRTKEVILKGEKGVATIVKATGAKVLPVGISGRIIPFGKIRVRIGKPIEFRNNTIDNQEIVDKIMNEIKELILK
- a CDS encoding HutP family protein, producing the protein MVERREFGSKDVSRVAILMALSQNRQEEKKIQEDFSKIGIRCAAVDFGGEFITSVMKIVERSVVAAKREGVINEVHQEEGAVAGATREAISQIMQKAIGLNVGGKIGIARYEEHVAVAIFFGIGLLHLNEVAIGLGHRVI